One region of Mugil cephalus isolate CIBA_MC_2020 chromosome 17, CIBA_Mcephalus_1.1, whole genome shotgun sequence genomic DNA includes:
- the zmpste24 gene encoding CAAX prenyl protease 1 homolog, whose protein sequence is MIETILDLPVEKQIFYAVLGFSWAVYLWEAYLSHRQRRIYRLTTHVPQELGKIMDSETFEKSRLYQLDKSNFSFWSGLYSETEGTLILLLGGIPFLWGVAGSVTVRFGLSPEYEITQSLVFLTLATLFSAFTGLPWSLYNTFVIEEKHGFNQQTLGFFLKDAVKKFIVTQCILLPVTSLLLYIIKIGGDYFFIYAWLFTLGVSLVLVTIYADYIAPLFDKFTPLPEGELKTEIESMAKSISFPLTKVYVVEGSKRSSHSNAYFYGFFKNKRIVLFDTLLEDYSPLNKAGEPQPEQPENDETSSEAKAKPKNKKQGCNNREILAVLGHELGHWKLGHTVKNIVISQMNSFLCFSLFAVLIGRKELFEAFGFTDSQPTLIGLMIIFQFIFSPYNELLSFCLTVLSRRFEFQADAFARAMGKASELYSALIKLNKDNLGFPVADWLFSMWHYSHPPLLERLRALGNVKQD, encoded by the exons atGATTGAAACTATATTGGACCTACCGGTGGAGAAGCAGATATTTTATGCTGTTTTGGGATTTTCATGGGCAGTCTACCTATGGGAGGCATACCTTTCTCACAGACAG AGGAGGATATACAGACTGACAACACATGTACCACAGGAGCTGGGAAAGATCATGGATTCTGAAACCTTTGAGAAGTCACGTCTTTATCAGCTGGACAAAAGCAACTTCAGCTTTTGGTCTGGGCTCTATTCGGAGACTGAAGGGACG TTGATCCTGCTGCTTGGTGGAATCCCCTTCCTGTGGGGCGTTGCCGGTTCTGTGACGGTTCGCTTTGGGCTCAGTCCGGAGTACGAGATCACTCAGTCCCTCGTGTTTCTGACGCTCGCCACCCTGTTCAGTGCCTTCACCGGGCTTCCCTGGAGTTTGTACAACACGTTCGTCATTGAGGAGAAGCACGGGTTCAATCAGCAG ACGTTGGGATTCTTCCTGAAAGATGCTGTGAAGAAGTTCATTGTGACCCAGTGCATCCTGCTGCCTGTGACCTCACTGCTGCTGTACATCATAAAGATCGGTGGAGACTACTTCTTCATCTATGCCTGGCTCTTTACCCTGGGTGTTTCTCTG GTACTTGTGACCATCTACGCTGATTACATTGCTCCACTGTTTGACAAGTTCACTCCGTTGCCAGAAGGAGAGCTAAAGACCGAGATTGAGTCCATGGCCAAAAGCATAAGCTTCCCCCTCACGAAGGTTTACGTAGTTGAAG GCTCCAAACGATCGTCGCACAGCAATGCGTACTTCTACGGGTTCTTCAAGAACAAGCGCATTGTGCTGTTTGACACTCTGTTGGAAGACTATTCGCCGCTCAACAAAGCTGGGGAGCCACAGCCCGAGCAGCCAGAGAACGACGAGACGTCCAGCGAAGCAAAAGCCAAGCCCAAG AACAAGAAACAAGGATGCAACAACCGAGAGATCCTCGCCGTCTTGGGTCATGAGCTTGGCCACTGGAAGCTCGGCCACACTGTCAAGAATATCGTCATCAGTCAG ATGAATTCCTTCTTGTGTTTCTCGCTCTTTGCTGTTCTGATTGGACGCAAGGAGCTGTTTGAAGCTTTTGGCTTCACCGACAGCCAACCCACATTAATAGGCTTGATGATTATCTTCCAGTTCATCTTTTCCCCTTACAACGAG CTCTTGTCCTTCTGTCTGACAGTCCTGAGTCGCAGGTTTGAGTTCCAGGCAGACGCCTTTGCACGCGCTATGGGCAAAGCCTCGGAGCTCTACTCTGCCCTCATCAAGCTCAACAAAGACAACCTGGGTTTCCCCGTCGCTGACTGGTTGTTCTCCATGTGGCACTATTCCCACCCTCCTCTCCTGGAGCGCCTCAGAGCGCTGGGCAACGTCAAGCAAGACTGA